Proteins co-encoded in one Mycobacterium mantenii genomic window:
- a CDS encoding protein kinase domain-containing protein, with translation MENTLLDGRYLVQSRIASGGTSTVYRGLDTRLDRPVAVKVMDSRYAGDEQFLTRFQREAQAVARLKDAGLVAVYDQGLDARHPFLVMELIEGGTLRELLGERGPMPPYAVAAVLRPVLGGLAAAHRAGLVHRDVKPENVLISDDGGVKIADFGLVRAVAAAGITSASVILGTAAYLSPEQVRDGEASPRSDVYSAGIMTYELLTGRTPFTGDSALSLAYQRLDTDVPPPSTVIDGVPAQFDEFVERATARDPADRYADATEMRADLDAIADELALPAFRMPAPHNSAQHRSAALQHRALQHSRMGQRPAAAQQPRPDDPAPVRQPTRQMTRGPEDWAEPERPTHTDDEPEDDYEYESVTGEFAGIPISEFVWVRQHNRRMVLVWVALVLAITGLVATAAWTVGSNLNGLL, from the coding sequence TTGGAGAACACGTTGCTGGACGGGCGCTACCTGGTCCAGTCCCGGATCGCCAGCGGCGGCACGTCAACGGTGTACCGCGGCCTGGACACCCGGCTCGACCGTCCCGTCGCGGTGAAGGTGATGGATTCCCGCTACGCCGGCGACGAGCAGTTCCTGACCCGCTTCCAGCGGGAGGCCCAAGCCGTGGCCCGGCTGAAGGATGCCGGGCTGGTCGCGGTCTATGACCAGGGCTTGGACGCGCGGCACCCGTTCCTGGTGATGGAACTGATCGAGGGTGGCACGCTGCGCGAACTGCTGGGCGAACGCGGACCCATGCCGCCATACGCCGTGGCGGCGGTGCTTCGACCGGTGCTCGGCGGGCTGGCCGCCGCGCACCGGGCCGGCCTGGTGCACCGCGACGTCAAGCCCGAGAACGTGCTGATCTCCGACGACGGCGGGGTGAAGATCGCCGACTTCGGTTTGGTCCGGGCCGTCGCGGCCGCCGGAATCACCTCCGCCAGCGTGATTTTGGGCACCGCGGCCTACCTGTCGCCCGAGCAGGTACGTGACGGCGAGGCCAGTCCGCGCAGCGACGTCTACTCCGCGGGCATCATGACCTACGAGCTGTTGACCGGGCGCACACCGTTCACCGGCGACTCGGCGTTGTCGCTCGCCTACCAGCGACTGGACACCGACGTGCCGCCGCCCAGCACGGTCATCGACGGCGTGCCCGCGCAGTTCGACGAATTCGTCGAGCGCGCGACGGCCCGCGACCCGGCCGACCGCTACGCCGATGCGACGGAGATGCGCGCCGACCTCGACGCGATCGCCGATGAGCTTGCGCTGCCGGCCTTTCGGATGCCCGCGCCGCACAACTCCGCGCAACACCGCTCGGCGGCGCTACAGCACAGGGCGCTACAGCACAGCCGGATGGGCCAGCGGCCGGCCGCCGCGCAGCAACCCCGGCCGGACGATCCGGCGCCGGTGCGTCAGCCCACGCGTCAGATGACGAGGGGTCCCGAGGACTGGGCCGAGCCGGAACGCCCGACCCACACCGACGACGAACCCGAGGACGATTACGAATATGAGTCCGTCACAGGCGAATTCGCCGGCATTCCGATAAGCGAATTCGTGTGGGTGCGCCAGCACAACCGGCGCATGGTGCTGGTCTGGGTGGCGTTAGTGCTGGCGATCACCGGGCTGGTCGCCACCGCGGCATGGACCGTCGGGAGCAACCTCAACGGATTGTTGTAG
- a CDS encoding alpha-(1->6)-mannopyranosyltransferase A: MTTPTDTPAADSPTAKPSRGEWFSQLKSFVAAGDSGPAKLGLLGSVLITLGGLGAGSTRQHDPLLESMHMSWLRFGHGLVLSSIVLWTGVGLMLIAWIALGRRVLAGQATEFVMKATTGFWLAPLLVSVPVFSRDTYSYLAQGALLRDGLDPYAVGPVANPNSLLDNVSPIWSITTAPYGPVFILVAKIVTILVGNNVVAGTMLLRLCMLPGLVLLIWATPRVARHLGADASTALWICVLNPLVLIHLMGGVHNEMLMVGLMTAGIALTLGRRPIAGITSITVAIAVKATAGIALPFLVWVWMRQLRDRRGYRAVPAFFAATAAALLIFAVVFAILSAVAGVGLGWLTALAGSVKIINWLTVPTAAANLIHAIGGGFFPVSFYPILRVTRLVGIAIIAVALPLLWWRYRRDDRAALTGVAWSMLIVVLFVPAALPWYYSWPLAIVAPLAQSRRAVAIIGGLSTWVMVIFKPDGSHGMYSWLHFSLATACALIAGYGLYRAPARHAEPADVTAG, translated from the coding sequence ATGACTACACCAACGGACACCCCGGCGGCCGACTCGCCGACGGCCAAACCCTCTCGCGGCGAATGGTTTTCACAGCTGAAAAGCTTTGTCGCCGCCGGCGACTCCGGTCCGGCGAAGCTGGGCTTGCTGGGATCGGTGCTGATCACCCTCGGTGGTCTGGGTGCGGGCAGCACCCGCCAGCACGACCCGCTGCTCGAGTCGATGCACATGTCCTGGTTGCGGTTCGGCCACGGACTGGTGCTGTCGTCGATCGTGTTGTGGACCGGCGTCGGTCTGATGCTGATCGCCTGGATTGCCCTGGGCCGTCGGGTGCTGGCCGGCCAGGCGACCGAGTTCGTCATGAAAGCGACCACCGGCTTCTGGCTGGCGCCACTGCTGGTGTCGGTGCCCGTCTTCAGCCGCGACACCTATTCGTATTTGGCGCAGGGCGCACTGCTGCGCGACGGCCTGGATCCGTACGCGGTCGGTCCGGTCGCCAACCCAAACAGCCTGCTGGACAACGTCAGTCCGATCTGGTCGATCACGACCGCACCCTATGGCCCGGTGTTCATCCTGGTGGCGAAGATCGTCACCATCCTGGTTGGCAACAACGTGGTGGCGGGCACCATGTTGCTGCGGCTGTGCATGTTGCCCGGCCTGGTGCTGTTGATCTGGGCCACCCCCCGGGTGGCGCGCCATCTGGGCGCTGACGCTTCAACGGCGCTGTGGATCTGCGTTCTCAACCCCTTAGTGCTCATCCATCTGATGGGCGGGGTGCACAACGAGATGCTGATGGTGGGCCTGATGACCGCCGGTATCGCGCTGACGCTGGGTCGCCGCCCCATCGCGGGCATCACATCGATCACCGTCGCCATCGCGGTCAAAGCCACCGCCGGCATCGCACTGCCCTTCCTGGTGTGGGTGTGGATGCGGCAGCTGCGCGATCGGCGGGGTTACCGGGCGGTGCCGGCGTTTTTCGCCGCCACGGCGGCAGCGCTGCTGATCTTCGCCGTCGTCTTCGCAATCTTGTCCGCGGTGGCCGGCGTCGGCCTGGGGTGGCTGACCGCGCTGGCGGGATCGGTGAAGATCATCAACTGGCTGACCGTGCCGACCGCGGCCGCCAACCTGATCCACGCGATCGGCGGCGGGTTCTTCCCGGTGAGCTTCTATCCGATCCTTCGCGTCACCCGGCTCGTCGGCATCGCGATCATCGCGGTCGCGCTGCCGTTGTTGTGGTGGCGGTACCGCCGCGACGACCGGGCCGCGCTGACCGGCGTCGCGTGGTCGATGCTGATCGTGGTGCTGTTCGTGCCGGCCGCCCTGCCCTGGTACTACTCGTGGCCGCTGGCGATCGTGGCCCCGCTGGCCCAGTCCCGACGGGCCGTCGCGATCATCGGCGGATTGTCGACCTGGGTGATGGTGATCTTCAAACCCGATGGCTCGCACGGCATGTACTCGTGGCTGCACTTTTCGCTGGCCACCGCGTGCGCGCTGATCGCCGGGTACGGCCTGTATCGAGCTCCCGCCCGGCACGCCGAGCCGGCCGACGTCACCGCCGGATGA
- a CDS encoding Rv2175c family DNA-binding protein produces MSSIPAGDDVLEPDEPIYDLKRVAELLGVSVTKVHQQLREGHLVAVRRDEGLVVPQVFFTKSGEVVKSLPGLLTILHDGGYQNTEIVRWLFTRDPSLTVTRDGSRDALNNARPVDALHAHQAREVVRRAQAMAY; encoded by the coding sequence ATGAGCAGTATTCCTGCCGGCGACGATGTGCTCGAACCCGACGAGCCGATCTATGACTTGAAGCGGGTCGCCGAACTGCTGGGGGTGTCGGTCACCAAGGTGCACCAGCAACTCCGGGAGGGGCACCTGGTCGCCGTTCGGCGCGACGAGGGACTGGTGGTACCGCAGGTGTTCTTCACCAAGTCCGGTGAGGTGGTCAAAAGCCTGCCGGGATTGTTGACGATCCTGCACGACGGCGGCTATCAGAACACCGAGATCGTGCGCTGGTTGTTCACCCGGGACCCCTCCTTGACAGTCACCCGCGACGGCAGCCGAGACGCCCTCAACAACGCCCGTCCCGTCGACGCCCTGCACGCCCATCAGGCGCGGGAGGTCGTGCGCCGGGCGCAGGCGATGGCCTACTGA
- the idsA2 gene encoding bifunctional (2E,6E)-farnesyl/geranyl diphosphate synthase has product MTGAITDQLRRYMHDRRIETAYIGDDYSGLIAALEGFVLNGGKRLRPAFAYWGWRAVTTHAPDEQALLLFSALELLHACALVHDDVIDESSTRRGRPTVHVQFATLHRDRHWQGAPEQFGISAAILLGDLALAWADDIVFGVELTPQAHRRVRQVWANIRTEVLGGQYLDIVAEASAATSIASAMNVDTFKTACYTVSRPLQLGAAAAADRPDVHDVFSQFGTDLGVAFQLRDDVLGVYGDPAVTGKPSGDDLRSGKRTVLLAEAVELAEKSDPLAANLLRTSIGARLTDAQVDRLRDVIESVGALAAAEQRIATLTQRALATLAAAPINSAAKAGLSEMAKLATNRSA; this is encoded by the coding sequence TTGACCGGCGCTATCACCGACCAGTTGCGGCGGTATATGCATGACCGGCGCATCGAGACCGCGTACATCGGTGACGACTACAGCGGTCTGATCGCCGCGCTGGAAGGTTTCGTGCTCAATGGGGGCAAGCGGTTACGGCCCGCCTTCGCCTATTGGGGCTGGCGCGCCGTGACCACCCATGCTCCCGATGAGCAAGCGCTGCTGCTGTTTTCCGCACTCGAGCTGCTGCACGCCTGTGCGCTGGTGCACGACGACGTGATCGACGAATCCTCGACCCGTCGGGGCCGGCCGACGGTTCACGTCCAGTTCGCGACGCTGCATCGCGACCGGCACTGGCAGGGCGCGCCGGAGCAGTTCGGCATATCGGCCGCCATCCTGCTCGGTGATCTCGCACTGGCCTGGGCCGACGACATCGTGTTCGGTGTCGAATTGACGCCGCAGGCCCATCGGCGGGTGCGGCAGGTGTGGGCCAACATCCGCACCGAGGTGCTGGGCGGGCAATACCTCGACATCGTCGCCGAGGCCAGCGCGGCCACCTCGATCGCCTCGGCGATGAATGTCGACACCTTTAAAACCGCCTGCTACACCGTGTCACGGCCGCTGCAGCTCGGGGCGGCCGCCGCCGCCGACCGGCCGGACGTCCACGACGTCTTCAGCCAGTTCGGCACCGACCTGGGGGTGGCGTTTCAGCTGCGCGACGACGTGCTCGGGGTTTACGGCGACCCCGCGGTGACCGGCAAGCCGTCGGGCGATGATCTGCGGTCGGGCAAGCGCACCGTGCTGCTGGCCGAGGCCGTCGAGCTGGCGGAGAAGTCAGACCCGTTGGCGGCCAATCTATTACGGACCTCCATCGGAGCCCGGCTGACCGACGCGCAAGTGGATCGGCTGCGCGACGTCATCGAGTCGGTGGGCGCCCTGGCCGCGGCCGAACAGCGGATCGCGACGCTGACCCAGCGGGCGCTGGCCACGCTGGCCGCCGCGCCGATCAACAGCGCGGCCAAAGCGGGGCTGTCCGAGATGGCCAAGCTGGCCACGAACCGGTCCGCCTGA
- a CDS encoding mycobacterial-type methylenetetrahydrofolate reductase: MTLNTIALELVPPNADEGRERALEEAQKVVRNSAESGLEGRIRHVMIPGIIAEDDDRPIQMKPKLDVLDFWSVVQPELPGIKGLCTQVTAFMDESSLRTRLTELTSAGMEGVVFVGVPRTMNDGEGSGVAPTDALSIYRELVTNRGVILIPTRDGEQGRFNFKCDQGATYGMTQLLYSDAIVGFLSEFAGQTDHRPEILLSFGFVPKMESRVGLINWLIQDPGNPAVAREQEFVKQLAAGEPAQKRRQMVDLYKRVIDGVAELGFPLSIHLEATYGNSGPAFQTFAEMLAYWSPGRQG; encoded by the coding sequence GTGACCCTCAACACCATTGCGCTCGAGTTGGTGCCGCCGAACGCCGACGAAGGTCGGGAGCGGGCACTCGAAGAGGCGCAGAAAGTGGTGCGGAATTCCGCCGAATCCGGTCTAGAGGGCCGGATCCGGCACGTGATGATTCCGGGGATCATCGCCGAGGACGACGATCGTCCCATTCAAATGAAGCCCAAGCTGGATGTGCTCGACTTCTGGTCGGTCGTCCAGCCGGAACTGCCGGGGATCAAAGGCTTGTGCACCCAGGTCACCGCGTTCATGGACGAGTCGTCGCTGCGCACCCGGCTGACCGAGCTGACCTCGGCCGGCATGGAAGGCGTCGTCTTCGTCGGGGTGCCGCGCACCATGAACGACGGCGAGGGCTCCGGCGTCGCCCCCACCGACGCCCTGTCGATCTACCGCGAGCTGGTGACCAACCGCGGCGTCATCCTGATCCCCACCCGGGACGGCGAACAGGGCCGCTTCAACTTCAAGTGCGACCAAGGCGCCACCTACGGCATGACCCAGCTGTTGTATTCCGACGCGATCGTCGGGTTCCTCAGCGAGTTCGCCGGCCAGACCGACCACCGGCCGGAGATCCTGCTGTCGTTCGGGTTCGTGCCGAAGATGGAGAGCCGGGTCGGACTGATCAACTGGCTGATCCAGGACCCCGGCAATCCGGCGGTGGCCCGCGAGCAGGAGTTCGTCAAGCAGCTGGCCGCCGGCGAACCGGCACAGAAACGCCGGCAGATGGTCGACCTGTACAAGCGCGTCATCGACGGCGTCGCCGAGCTCGGCTTCCCGCTGAGCATCCATCTCGAGGCGACCTACGGGAACTCCGGGCCGGCCTTCCAGACGTTCGCGGAGATGCTCGCCTACTGGTCACCGGGCCGGCAGGGCTAG